Proteins encoded together in one Penicillium digitatum chromosome 1, complete sequence window:
- a CDS encoding Inositol phospholipid biosynthesis protein Scs3, putative — MATATARPVTLLSNVLLIYPATLLLGSLYSTISPTARHSRDLSDSYPQPASPLAPSLAAELHLSESPVNYFARKNNIFNLYFVKIGWLWTTAAFVSLLIFQPLYSSSRRESSSQQEARFRRTLQAILRYALTTTVWYLATQWFFGPAIVDRGFVATGGKCEQALEEVGKMAAGQSSPTGLETLFTAATCKNAGGAWRGGHDISGHVLMLVLATGLLVFEAVGASAPAPACLSHSGSTGDAGRERKASDADSTSVIDSTEAGGFARTWSLRFVWGVVGLDWWMLFMTSIWFHTWLEKWSGLSIALSAVYAIYILPRRVAPLRDVVGLPGV; from the exons ATGGCCACAGCCACTGCGCGGCCTGTCACCCTCCTTTCGAATGTTCTTCTCATATACCCTGCAACATTACTACTCGGGTCTTTGTACTCAACTATCTCCCCAACAGCACGCCATTCCAGAGATTTGTCCGACTCTTACCCACAGCCTGCAAGCCCTCTGGCCCCATCCCTGGCTGCCGAGCTGCACCTCTCCGAAAGCCCTGTCAACTACTTCGCCCGAAAGAATAATATCTTCAATCTCTACTTTGTAAAGATCGGATGGTTATGGACCACTGCCGCCTTTGTTTCGCTCCTCATATTCCAACCCCTCTACTCTTCATCTCGCCGGGAATCCTCCTCACAACAAGAAGCACGTTTCCGACGCACCCTGCAAGCCATTCTGCGCTATGCACTCACGACAACAGTATGGTATCTCGCAACACAATGGTTTTTTGGGCCGGCAATCGTTGATCGCGGTTTTGTGGCCACGGGTGGCAAATGTGAACAGGCTCTCGAGGAAGTCGGGAAGATGGCCGCTGGGCAGAGTAGCCCAACCGGCCTAGAAACGCTTTTCACAGCGGCGACGTGCAAAAATGCCGGTGGTGCATGGAGGGGTGGACATGATATCAGTGGACATGTGTTGATGCTGGTCCTAGCCACAGGACTTCTCGTATTTGAGGCTGTCGGGGCTAGCGCACCCGCACCCGCATGTTTATCACATTCTGGTTCCACTGGGGATGCGGGACGTGAGCGCAAGGCAAGCGATGCTGATAGCACTTCGGTCATTGATTCAACTGAGGCTGGCGGGTTCGCAAGGACGTGGTCACTCCGCTTTGTTTGGGGTGTTGTTGGCCTGGATTGGTGGATGCTGTTCATGACCTCGATTTGGTTTCACACCTGGTTAGAAAAG TGGTCTGGTCTATCCATTGCTTTGAGTGCTGTGTATGCCATCTATATTCTTCCACGACGGGTAGCACCATTAAGGGACGTGGTTGGACTGCCGGGAGTATAG